CCAACCGAGTATCTTCAGTAATGAATAAAAAAGCAGCATTTTTGCATGATCCAGTGGAATTAAACCCGTCACATTACCCAGATATCAATACATCAAGCAACCAATTAGAGAACTTGTAAATGATTATTTGTCTACTATAAATAACTATGTCACAAGAAGAAATTATGTTACCTTGCGTTATTGCTTTAATGCGATACATAGTAAGATTCAATTTATTTTCCAACAATGGCTGAACTTGAGTAATCCTCATACAAAAGAAATCCGGCAAAGCTACTATAGTGAGAACCACCTAATGAGGCGTCCAGATCTAAATTGTGGACACAAACGTCATCTCCTTTGTGCAGTTGGAGGACAAATGTCTGACTTGCCGTGTCATGACCACTTTCTACTCCACTTAAATACAACCTTGTAACAAGTTGGCCATTTTTTAAGAATTGTGCATGTGCGTTGACATGATACACAGAAAGCAGTGTGACAGAAAACACGTAAGTTCCAGAGACAGGGGCTACGAAGTTTCCATTGTGATTGTTGTATGCACTGCCAAGGTTTGTGATCACGTGATCAAAGACATAGGTCTGGTGGACTCCGGCATGTTGAATATCGGTAGAGAGGGTCGCAAAGAAGGCAACTTGATTCTCGTTTTCTGCCCGGCGAATTCTCTGTGAGGATTTGTGCTCTGAAAGTAGTTTTGGTGATGAAATCTTTGTTAAGATAAAAAATCTAACTTGCATATTCACAGATGTCTCTAAAATCTCTTTGCACTAGAGATCAAGCGAAATTTTAAAGGGTAATTCACTTCATTTTTCATTGCAAAAGAAATTTCCAAGAAGTTGTTCTATGGTTTGCAAGGACAATCTGACAAAATTCTTTACCTTTCTATAACTTTTTCAGTTTTCCATGACATTTTACACACTAACAAGAGCTCTGCAAAAAGGAACAACAGAAATGGAATGCTTCTGGTTACCAGAAATGGTGGAACATTAGAAAAATCGACCTATAATCAACTGGggcaaaaattctttaaaaatctgATTTTGTAATGCATTAATTTTGCTTTAGCAGAACCCTAGGTACGGTTAAAATGATCGTAATGGACAGAATTGGTTTACTGACATCCATTTCAGTCCAATTTAAGACAtttcaaagttgttttcaaataaaaaatgttttcgtgTTGTGCCATGAAACTAAAACACTTGTATTCAGTTATTCCATTTATAGAGACAATGTTCTGGACATTAATAGCTTTACGTTGATTTCAGATCGTTCCTTAGAAGTCTATTTCAATTTAGACATATGTTACCTGTTATATGAAATGGACTGAATGTCTCTTTAAGTAATATTCCTGAATGAAGTTAATATAAtatggttattataatagtagcttgatctgggataatgtatttggctcgagtggatttttgccagatcggatctcatgaGGCGCGCAACCGTCGAGTGTGacccgaccttgcaaaatccacgagagcagAATATAAAATCCctgatcgagctactgttataatgacccttttattatatacctccccatttgtttgttgttttggtattgaatgaaatcttcaatgtttaacgatgttaaaatggaacttagaGAAGTTTTTATGtgagctatttatagaactgtgtcaggtcatgcatattaatgaaagtagtctggcaacatacaatacaaaaggtacaatacagaattttttctatctgttcatatttacttgtgaaatacaagccgattttttttacagaatatatataggtatataacaattattgccatgcaatacaaagtcccctactggattgcaactaattttctctactgcagcataacataatgatctgatatcagTCAGTGaattaaaacaatattgtactactcctcataaaataaacaaatgtgtttgtaaacatggatggttccaaactgaaggggatccATGCTCAAAAATAATGACGTAGCCCTGACCAagctataaaccgggccagtctattttataagtacaacaacactgttgactCATTTAAATGAGGAGtatcatataaaatatgttatatcaCAACATTTGGATTATATACAAAACACCCCATTTTTGATTGCttaaaacatctataaatataaaaaaagtatacaatttcaattttgataacatttcattttgaaactggaggaaatatttgataaacaagagcaccgcctacgggtgccattGCTCATCTGCAAGTGCTAGACAGTATGTAAGGAAAGAGTTACAactcagaatttctaagtacaaaaagggccataattttgacaaaatgcaggtaagatttatggttcttggcatacatagtcatctaataatgctaaacaagtgtgcaaagtttcaaagctgtagctctaatagtttttgagaaaaggtggacctaaacacaaattttaacaaagaaacccaaatttccaaataattctgacaaaatgcaaaccagagttatggttcttggcataAATAGTTCCCtactgatgataaacaagtgtgcaaagtttcaaagctgtagctcttataacTTTCGAGAAAAGGTGTatctaaacaaaacttttaaccaagaaactcaagtttcctaagtacaaaaagggccataattttgacaaaatgcatatcggagttatggttcttgatctACACAGTTCCCTAATGATGAtcaacaagtgtgcaaagtttcaaagctgtagctcttacagtttttgagaaaaggtggacataaacaaaaattttaaccaagaaactcaagttttctaagtacaaaaagggccataattttgacaaattgcatatcagagttatggttcttggcttaCACAGTCccctaatgataataaacaagtgtgcaaagttttaaagctgtagcttTCACAGTTTTTGAGAAagggtggacctaaacaaaaattttaaccaacggcgacatcgacgccgacgatcaagtgacgacaatacctcatagattttttcaaaaatcagacgagctaaaaatgaatggaATTCAGATTAAAAGGAAACAATTCTGAAGAAAGTACAGTAATGGGTCCATAATTTtatgacacatgagcttatattaaaatattttacagactggacaggaaaagatccATGTTGgcttttgaccttcaagtgtgatcttgaccttagagctaggggtctgggtgttgcagtggacatattttctcattatggggaacatttgtgtcaagtaaatGTTAAAATCCCTTACTAGatcagaaaggaaaaaaaaaacacttttgatcTTTCAccttcaactgtgaccttgacctttgagctatgggcctggttgttgcgcatgacatgtcatcttattatggggtacatttctgccaagtaatttaaaatccttttagggattgttgagttacagtcTGGACGGGAAAAAAGCTCTGTTAGCCTTttaactccaagtgtgacctttacctttgagctaaaGGTCCTGATTTTGTACATAACACATCGCCTCATCCAGGTGAGtatttgtgccaactaatatttaaatcccgttttgaatgacaaagttatggatcAAACAGGAAGAAACCATACTGACCTTTGCTCtccaagtgtggccttgacctttgagctagtgttCTGGgcgttgcgcatgacatgttgtttaATTATGGAGAACTTTTATACCAAGttatattgtaatcccttgatggatgacagagttctggatcagaCATGAAACAAACCCCATTGATGCCATAATaatatttgactgccaagtgtgaccttgacctttaagctaggggtctgaaagttgtgcatgacacatcgtcttattgtgaggtacatttgtgccaagtgatattaaaatccctttatggattgtTAAGAGTTacagacaggacaggaaaaaagccgttgacctttgacttccaagtgtgaccttgaccttttgagctaggggtctgagttttgtgcatgacacgtcgtctcatcatggggaacatttgtggaCAGAAGGAATAACAGAATGCCGGACTGAttgaaaagcgcaatcctatagtccccgaaactggttttcaagcAGTAGGGAACTAATAAATTACACACAGACCTTAATTAAAACCTGTTAGGTTAGCAGCTACTTTGCTTAGTGAAGTTAACCAGATATTATAGTGGACAGTCTGATATGGTAAGATTgagatatagatagatagatagattattCAAACAGAAGGCAATATGCCCATGAGTTTACAACATGTAGATAAATGcaacataatataaatacatgatATAGATCATATACCAGTAGATTAAAAACAGTATTGGCTGATTGCAGAACAGTATTTACCTTCAGTTGCTCTTAAACCAGAACTAATCTCTTTTTCCACACTCTTAACTTCGATAACTGTACTCGCTGTTTGATTTTCTCCAGTCCGACTTTTCAGTGGAGTCCTCCGATTGAAAATATGGTTCAGAACTCTCTGTAGAGATTTTGTTTGGCGTTTTTGAAGATCCAGTTGATTATGAAGATTCAGTATCTCTTGTTGTTGCGACTTCTCGCGAGACTCGAGATGTTCCACACGGCTAAGCAGTCGCTGCGTGAGTTTCTCGTTGGTTTCGAGACGTTTCAGAATTCTGCTCATGTCGCTCTCGTGGTCACTATCTGGCCTACTGTCCGTCTGAGTGTTGTCTACTGGTAACTTTGACAGAGTGTTATTTTCTTCTCCTTGTGTCGCACTGGTGTATGAAGATTTAAAGAGGCTTAGGAAGATAATGATTACAGAAATATCCATCTTTCAGCACTTGAGTCGTAATGGTGAGATAACCACGTTATGAAGATGTTAAGATAAGAAAGTAGGCTATTGCAGGTCGCAGAACTTATCAGAACATTGCAAAAGAATTTCAATGTCACAACTTTTCATGTAATATAGTTCAGTGAGGACAACACTTATATAACATGTGAGACAAATCCAAGAAGCTtgtagttttaaattaataatttaactTTAGTCTTCAAGAAACAAGTCATGAATATAAGTTTAAAGTTTACATCATTTGCTGACTGACCACACTTAAACCACTCTTTACAAATATTTATGCTCCATTAAAATTTAATGTAGAATTAAAACAGTTCCTGGTGATGATGTCCCTTTTACAgacatattaaattttatcaagacAGATCATACAATTTGTCTTTTATCTTCAAATATCTAAACAATTTAATAGTTCTAAACAGAGATATAATGGGTAATTTCCAATCATGCTAAAGATGTTACCCCTGAGACTGTTATAAGGTTGTCCTTTTTTCCATCTATAGACAGGTAATAtcttataaagtattttttatttatttttatttatttatttaatctgTCTTTTATCTTCtaacatttaaataattaaatagttCTTATCAACGGAAATATAACAGGCTTTTTCCAACCATGCTGTGACTGTTTTTTCCTTCAATATCAAAGAAGAGTGAAAGGGTGAATTTTCTATAGTAACACTCCaaacgtatttaaattttatttaattgtagTATTATTTTCACTGTCCTGAATGGAAAACAATCAAATACCAGTTCATGCCAGATAAATGATTGGGATGACCTCGAAGTCTGTTGCTATTTTCTCTGAAAACGTCCTCctgaaatgtacaaaaatattgttaaatggGTTTAAAAACCACCTttaattaaacaagcaaatttatGGAATTGATATCCCTTGCCAAAGTATTCACCGTGTCAAAGTAGCAGTTAAAGAGTAACTATAAGACAATCATTAATGAAATCCTGTAAAAAAGCTGCACAAACACCATTAATGAATTTCAAGCATTGGCTTCTTCATAATGTAGATATCTGTGGATTAtgaaacaattaaagggcaataactctaaaggtTACTGAAGAAATCCTCACAAAAATGAGAGCATCACTGCACTtttctgttgtatatatatttcaactaAAATAAAATTCTGTCAACTGGCTTCTTTAGGTTATGTAGTAATTTTAGGATTTAAAACAATCCAAGGGTAACACCTCTGAGGTTACTGCTGTACTACCAGTCTAAGctattgtatatttattttcagaccaaccaaaaacaaatttaacataatttcttAAAGACTTTTCCCATAAATTTCAGGACTATGTTTCTGAACTagttttagcttacctgagccaaaggcgcaaggtgagcttttgtgactgctctcATGTGACTAGTAACTATGTATTATATTGCTtggcttgtttgtttgttttttccttgtttgtttgctttgtgtgagtgtcACTGTGTcaataatttgtaaaacaaatcttcttcttcaaaaccactgggtagaTTTACACCAATcttcaaaggaatgatccttgggtgttcccctttcaaaattgcttaaggaattgaaatccatgcagaacgttggttgccgtggcaaccgaaaggaaaatatttaaaattcttcttgtcagaaactgtttaccggatttcaaaaatattttgtagaaagtttcagattatacaggaaaattttttaaaaatcttcttgtctgatagTTCAAGACCTaaatttggtatgtatcattgccgagttgatttctaacaagattgttcgaattatgcccctggggtaaaaagaggtcccgccccgggggtcagtTGTTAaaagagttatataggaaaaatacttaaaaaataatcagatcatatttcctagactgtttaattataattacctgatgatcccaagtgattaggggtcacttgactgtaaccttgacctactgacccactttcttcttttttaagatacagccttgaaatttacaTGACATGTGAAGATTTGCACacctatcttaaaactgactttcagtgaccatgaatgtgacccactgagctactttcttgttttttattatacagccttcaaatttggatgacctgactttcagtgaccatgaatgtgacctactgacctactttcttgttcttTAAGATACATGCATGTATATCTAAGGGAAATCCAGGTTCTAAAATCGCGGCCTGCCCTAACGTAAACCAAGTGCGCGGaagcgcacacgaccaacacacacactcgcacaaagcaaacacacaagggaaaaataaacaaacaagccAAGCAATATAATACATAGACATTAGTCACATGAGAGTAATTCGTTCGTCATCATCTACAcatcattaaaataattataagcttttttttattaagttacCATATCTAAAACGGATCTTCTCACTCtatagtaaaaaagcaaaataaagttatgggacctgctttgggcatgtcagatcatgacagtgaacaagtgtgtgaagtttaaatccattcccattagtgagtactgagataccagcttacatacaaaaccttaaccaaaaaattctaagtcgaaaaaggggcataattttgtaaaaaagcaaaatagagttatggaacctgtgtaatgtaagtcagtttatcacagtaaataagtgtgtgaagtttcaatccattcccacaagtggttactgagttaccagcttacatacaaaaccttaaccaaaaatttctaagtcaaaaaaggggcataattttgtaaaaaagcaaaacagagctatggaacctatgcaatgtgagtcagtttatcacagtgaataagtgtgtgaagtttcaatccattcccgcaagtggttgctgagataccagcttacatacaaaaacttaaccaaatcgggacgcggacgccgacgcggacgccgacgcatgggcgagtccaatagctctactattatatgaatagtcgagctaaaaattagatGTACTCCAGGAAAATTCTAATTATGATTTAAATCGGCATTTAAACTACTATAATGATGTGTTAAACTTGTACTGCCATATGCAACATTTACTTTCTTCAGCAAATGCTGATCCTATACAGTCCATTTCTACACCATTCCACCGCTTTATTGTAGATGATATACAGCATTTATTGCTTGCTTGCATTCTATTCTTCCAAACGATCTTCTTCttcttgtaaattttatcaaTGTCAATCTGTTGTTTGGAAGTATAACTGTTGCTGTTACTCAGCGGATAAACAACAAAATCCTATGGAATGATTGCCTTAAAAAGGAGGATACAATGTAATGAATCATATAGAGAGTACAAAGTGCATCTTTAAGTTATAAAACATATGTAAACCACAATCTAGTCATTTCTAACTGAAATGATTCAAGTAAATTACTATTTTCTAGAAAGCAGCATCCCCATACTTCTGAAGCACATCCTAAACCAGGAAGAATGAAATAACTGTACAGTGAGCTTTGAAGTTCAAGATATACTTAATATTCACTTTCTTTTAACAAGATGTAATTTTCTTCCTACAAGATGTAAAGAAACTTTCATCATGATAAGTCCCTATGCATTCGATGGAATTGTTATTCAAAGATGTTTTCATGATGGCATGTTGTGCTAAGGTCATTATTTTTAAACTTGAGGgacatattttgtatttgtatataattacttataaacaaaatatttgctatatttggATTAAGTTTATTAACCATTTATCTAACCATATTTTGAGTTTCTACAGATCTACGTTAATGGTTTCTTGAATATCAATTGATGAAACGGAAGAGTAAGACAAAGATGCATCGTTCTCAAACTGCCGAGCTTGGGTATCGTCACCTGtgaatattatttcaaaagagaCCCGATCATTAATCCTTGAGGGACTACAACATTTGTTTTACCTATAGATGATGTCATATTATTCAGTAAAATACATCGCTCCATGCATGCTAGAAATATAATTACATAACTTGTTAGATAAAATTCCATCTCCTATCAATTATCATTAATTTATGATGCCAAACTGTAACAAAAGCCTTTGATATGTTGCCTAAactataaacatatattttctcccTCTCTTCACGAGACTGGCATCTCGTATTAACATTAATTTCAATAAAGTTATAAACAGTGCAGTGAGAGGGTATAGGTATCTTTAACATAATGGTTACAAAATAATTGTGTAAAAGTTTAAGTATTGTATTactttttcaaaatcatttcaaaaacGAGATATAAGCGATATAATTAGCCGCTAATTAGTGATTCATGCGTATCACTTTTTAAAGGAAGAAAACCTCCAATTTGGAAACGTTtgtgtttgaaaagaaaattgaacaatatgtaaaacaagaaatatctttaaaaatgatggtcggcgaattgtaataaggaaagaagtttatgaatttttcatctaacattcatcgttcatctaacattttgcaaaacaaaacaccgcactttaacaatttaaatggttctcttttaatttttcgcaaggtttcgtagggttgcaattttgtttcgtttatccttagacgaataattacagcagtagtttgatgaagattcatgaagcggttcatgagaagaggtcattaaacgtgtttatatttttagctaaattggtccctatccccatttgtaacaaaatagcaagagaccttacgatattgttacacatcgagtttgataaaaagcCATTACAtattagtggttaatgcgaagaaaggcatatctacttttaactatagtggtccctaatagggcccaagtttctatataaataaatttggaagaggaccttataatgatgctccagaccaagtatgacaaagatccaccaagctgttcatgagacgctgtataaaggcatttctagttttaggtCTAGCAGCCCCTacaaggggttaaatgtcccagttgaacaaagttggctgcgggcctaataaagatgctacaaatcaagtttgattagaatacatgaaaaaaaatcaattaaaggacttttttatttattatttttatttatttctaaaataggccaactgatcccgctttaacaaatgcatattcgctattcatgaatctttgaacaatgacgt
This Mercenaria mercenaria strain notata chromosome 17, MADL_Memer_1, whole genome shotgun sequence DNA region includes the following protein-coding sequences:
- the LOC123537034 gene encoding heavy metal-binding protein HIP-like, producing the protein MDISVIIIFLSLFKSSYTSATQGEENNTLSKLPVDNTQTDSRPDSDHESDMSRILKRLETNEKLTQRLLSRVEHLESREKSQQQEILNLHNQLDLQKRQTKSLQRVLNHIFNRRTPLKSRTGENQTASTVIEVKSVEKEISSGLRATEEHKSSQRIRRAENENQVAFFATLSTDIQHAGVHQTYVFDHVITNLGSAYNNHNGNFVAPVSGTYVFSVTLLSVYHVNAHAQFLKNGQLVTRLYLSGVESGHDTASQTFVLQLHKGDDVCVHNLDLDASLGGSHYSSFAGFLLYEDYSSSAIVGK